The sequence cttcttccctggcCCATATCCAGATACTTAGGGCTGCAACAGAAAGCCTCTTAGGTGGCGGCACTAAGGTGGGAAGAGGAGAGCAGGGGATCAGTACATTCCCCACCCTCCCTGAACTGCTTCTACTTCTCCAAAGGTTTTCCACTGTCCTTTCAACAAGTTTAAGAATGATTATACTTTTGTCCTGTCTAACCCTAACGTGTCATAAATCTATCTTTCTGAACTaggagggggaaaaggggaaagaGCGGGTAATGAAAAAAGTGTTTGTGCCCTTCTGGCTAGCTGCACTTTGGGGGCCAGCAAATAGCCCTTGCTTAGCCCCATCCATCAGTCAGTAGCTACCCAGGGTGTGGGAGAATACATGTAGTTCTATGTCATTATAGCTTCTAGTGCATATGTCAACAACTATATACAGGGATCTATAAATTAAATGCATCTGTGGCCACTGCAACTAGGTTGACGTACCTGAGCTCCACTACTTTTGGTGCCCTCCTCCTTGCGAGAGCTTCGGCTTATTAAAGAAGAGCCCCTacagctccctccttcccctgagTCTTGGGGCAAAGCCCGAGTCACCCCTCCCCGTAAGATACCGAAGAGCTAGCGGCGCAGAACGGTTCGGTGCTGggatctccccacccctccccccatcccccttaTGGCTCAGGGCCCTGGCGCAGCACGGTCCTAGGAAGACAAAACCCCGAACCCCCGGAGAATCGTGGTCCCTTGGCTGAAGATCCGGCTTCAGGCCCCTCGCCCCTGTGGCGAGCACGCGATCGTCGGGGGAAGGGAGGCGTTCACTCCCGTGGGGGTCACTACCGCGGGCTCCCCGCCCGGTCCTGCTGCAAAGTCCTGCCTCCGGGCTTGGGGAGGATGGTTTCCGGCCACCCCTGGCACGGAGGGGTTCAACGACTCCCGGGCGCCGCCGCCGCTTCCTTCTCGTCCTCCTCGGCCCCCTGCGGCTGCTCCAGCGGCCCGGCCAGGGGGCTGTCGGCAGAAGGCTCAGGAGACACAGGCCGCGCCGCCTGCAGCGGGGGCGCGGCGCGCGGCGCCTCGCGGCGGGACGACCCCGTGGTGTTGGGCCCCGCCGCAGCCGCCGCCCCTGAAGTCCCGGACGGGCCGGTGGCGTTGGAGCCGCCGGGGGGCGGGCC comes from Balaenoptera ricei isolate mBalRic1 chromosome 2, mBalRic1.hap2, whole genome shotgun sequence and encodes:
- the INAFM2 gene encoding putative transmembrane protein INAFM2, whose product is MKERDAAPAERGKPATYTGDKKAKMAAKTNKKWVRLATVFAYVLSVSLAAIVLAVYYSLIWQPVGAGTSGGAAGPPPGGSNATGPSGTSGAAAAAGPNTTGSSRREAPRAAPPLQAARPVSPEPSADSPLAGPLEQPQGAEEDEKEAAAAPGSR